A single genomic interval of bacterium harbors:
- a CDS encoding AAA family ATPase, with protein MNNQSHQKATEAPSVLERFCINITEKARQAKLDPVIGRHEEIRRVMHILSRRTKNNPVLIGQPGVGKTAIVEGIAQRIVNNDVPETLSNKKVFSLDLGLLIAGAKYQGEFEERLKAVLKEIEQAQDQIILFIDELHMLVGVGSTGGGMDASNLLKPALARGELHCIGATTINEYKKYIEKDAALERRFQPVLIEEPSPQDALSILRGLKNRFELHHKIHIKDAALVEAVRLSSHYLADRFLPDKAIDLVDEAAAMVKMNIDSHPEAIDQLERSIRQLEIEKVALQQEKENEPAQKRLQSLELELAKEKVSLTDLKKQWTEEKAPLEKMNRLKGDIEKYTHAFQVAEREGNFAKASEIKYGIIAKLEKELEQQKMVIAQNPPKMVKQDVDAIDIAKIVSRWTGIPTVHVQQSEKEKLVAMETALHEHIIGQDEAIRTVTRAIQVHRSGIADTAKPIGSFLFLGPTGVGKTEVAKTVAQFLFDDEKKLIRIDMSEYMEKHSVARLIGSPPGYVGYEEGGQLTEKIRKYPYSVLLFDEIEKAHPDVQYIFLQMMDEGHMTDGQGRTVSCKNCIIIMTSNIGSDLLMQDKAVSDATKQAVEAQLLKHFKPEFLNRVDAICFFHSLDQTHITQIAQLQLDSIKTKLLQEYGISFEIEDAALKQLVVNGYAPEFGARPLKRSIYQSVTVPLAHYSLQHGFKKDTNLKLIFKDQQFQIIKGGKTEN; from the coding sequence ATGAATAATCAATCCCATCAAAAAGCAACTGAAGCACCAAGCGTATTAGAAAGGTTTTGCATCAATATCACCGAAAAGGCTCGCCAGGCAAAGCTTGATCCGGTCATTGGACGGCATGAAGAGATCAGACGGGTGATGCATATTTTGTCACGCCGCACCAAAAATAATCCTGTACTGATCGGGCAACCCGGCGTTGGCAAGACCGCAATCGTTGAAGGCATTGCACAAAGAATTGTCAACAACGATGTGCCTGAAACATTATCAAATAAAAAAGTATTTTCACTCGATTTGGGACTATTGATTGCGGGAGCAAAATATCAGGGCGAGTTTGAAGAGCGATTAAAAGCGGTACTCAAAGAGATTGAACAGGCGCAGGACCAGATCATTCTGTTTATCGACGAACTGCATATGCTTGTTGGTGTTGGGTCAACAGGCGGTGGCATGGATGCATCCAACTTATTAAAACCTGCACTGGCCCGTGGCGAGCTTCATTGCATTGGTGCGACGACCATCAATGAATATAAAAAATATATCGAAAAAGATGCCGCATTAGAACGGCGATTTCAACCGGTGCTGATCGAAGAACCGAGTCCACAGGATGCACTTTCTATTTTACGTGGGTTAAAAAATAGGTTTGAACTACATCATAAAATTCATATCAAAGATGCCGCATTAGTTGAAGCCGTGCGGCTCTCATCGCACTATCTGGCCGATCGATTTTTGCCAGACAAAGCGATTGATCTGGTTGACGAAGCAGCAGCAATGGTCAAAATGAATATAGATTCGCATCCGGAAGCGATTGATCAACTGGAACGCAGTATTCGACAGCTGGAGATAGAAAAAGTAGCACTTCAGCAAGAAAAGGAAAATGAACCTGCTCAAAAAAGATTGCAAAGCCTTGAGCTGGAGCTTGCAAAAGAGAAAGTAAGTCTGACTGATTTGAAAAAACAGTGGACGGAAGAAAAAGCTCCGCTTGAAAAGATGAATAGACTGAAAGGCGATATTGAAAAATACACGCATGCTTTCCAGGTTGCCGAACGGGAAGGCAATTTTGCAAAAGCTTCTGAAATTAAATACGGCATCATTGCAAAACTTGAAAAGGAGTTGGAACAACAAAAAATGGTCATTGCTCAAAATCCACCCAAAATGGTCAAACAGGATGTTGATGCGATCGACATTGCAAAGATCGTAAGCCGCTGGACCGGCATTCCAACAGTACATGTGCAGCAGTCCGAAAAAGAAAAACTGGTTGCGATGGAAACCGCACTGCACGAACATATTATCGGGCAGGACGAGGCTATCAGAACCGTGACCCGAGCAATTCAGGTACATCGTTCTGGAATTGCAGATACCGCAAAGCCGATTGGCAGTTTTCTGTTTTTGGGCCCAACCGGCGTTGGCAAAACGGAAGTTGCAAAAACAGTGGCACAGTTCCTGTTTGATGACGAAAAAAAGCTGATTAGGATCGACATGTCGGAATACATGGAAAAACATTCGGTTGCACGCCTGATCGGATCACCTCCCGGCTATGTCGGATACGAAGAGGGCGGCCAACTGACCGAAAAAATTCGCAAATATCCTTATTCCGTTTTACTGTTCGATGAGATTGAAAAAGCACATCCTGACGTGCAATATATCTTTTTGCAGATGATGGACGAAGGCCATATGACCGATGGCCAGGGACGAACTGTTTCATGTAAAAACTGTATCATCATCATGACTTCAAATATCGGCTCAGATCTATTAATGCAGGATAAAGCGGTTTCAGATGCCACAAAACAGGCAGTCGAAGCTCAACTTTTAAAACATTTTAAGCCAGAATTTTTAAACAGAGTTGACGCGATCTGCTTTTTTCACAGTCTTGATCAGACTCATATCACGCAGATTGCACAGCTGCAGTTGGACAGCATCAAAACAAAGCTGCTGCAAGAGTATGGTATCAGCTTTGAAATTGAAGATGCCGCATTAAAACAGCTTGTGGTAAATGGCTATGCCCCTGAATTTGGTGCGCGACCACTCAAACGATCGATTTACCAGTCGGTCACGGTGCCACTTGCGCACTACAGCCTGC